A region of Paenibacillus sp. JNUCC-31 DNA encodes the following proteins:
- a CDS encoding cupin domain-containing protein — protein MAEIVIRNTNERITGDENVRNFLNKYEVLYEKWDASKLNTDLQNNFGLTDEQKEEVLKTYDYEIRDLAARRGYQIWDVITLSEQTPDIEEKLAKFEEIHTHAEDEIRAIVAGKGIFVIKATDDVGYFNVELSPGDVISVPENTPHFFTLMENKQIIAVRLFIEKDGWIADPYPDPTFIKQA, from the coding sequence ATGGCTGAAATTGTAATCCGTAATACGAACGAACGTATCACTGGAGACGAAAATGTTCGAAATTTCTTAAACAAATATGAAGTATTATATGAAAAATGGGACGCGTCCAAATTAAACACAGATCTACAAAATAACTTTGGACTCACGGATGAACAAAAAGAAGAAGTACTCAAAACATATGACTATGAAATCAGAGATTTGGCCGCACGTCGCGGGTACCAAATATGGGATGTAATTACGTTGTCTGAACAAACTCCAGACATTGAAGAGAAGCTTGCCAAATTTGAAGAAATTCATACGCATGCTGAAGATGAAATCCGTGCAATTGTAGCCGGCAAAGGAATCTTTGTCATCAAAGCTACAGATGATGTAGGTTACTTTAATGTAGAATTGTCTCCTGGAGACGTTATCTCGGTACCTGAGAATACGCCACACTTCTTCACATTAATGGAGAACAAACAAATCATTGCGGTGCGCCTGTTTATTGAAAAAGATGGCTGGATCGCAGACCCTTACCCGGATCCTACTTTTATTAAACAAGCATAA
- a CDS encoding GntR family transcriptional regulator, giving the protein MSLNQKIRGSTRAYSYHLIKERILHLELEPGTKISEKEIADELQVSRTPVREAFMKLAEEELLDIIPQSGTIVSHINLEHVEEGRFMREKMEKEIVTLACASFPEEFRFRLETNIAMQEVCIGKNNFYRLFELDEEFHQILFQGTGKMRTWKMLQQLNIPFNRLRLLRLSEDSDAEVIISQHKEIYRLITERKTDQAVQVMEAHLRLVVVEQEKMKAKYPHYFI; this is encoded by the coding sequence ATGTCACTTAATCAAAAGATTAGAGGTTCGACCCGGGCTTATTCATACCATCTGATAAAGGAACGAATTCTGCACCTTGAACTTGAGCCCGGTACAAAGATTTCCGAGAAGGAAATTGCGGATGAATTGCAAGTAAGCAGAACACCAGTACGTGAAGCGTTCATGAAGCTTGCTGAAGAAGAATTACTTGATATCATCCCACAGAGTGGAACCATTGTCTCCCATATTAATTTGGAGCATGTTGAAGAAGGCCGGTTTATGAGAGAGAAAATGGAGAAGGAAATTGTCACACTGGCTTGTGCATCTTTTCCGGAAGAATTCAGATTCAGACTCGAAACCAATATTGCCATGCAGGAAGTATGTATAGGGAAAAATAATTTCTATCGTCTTTTTGAACTGGATGAAGAGTTTCACCAGATATTGTTTCAGGGCACAGGGAAAATGAGAACGTGGAAAATGTTGCAGCAATTGAATATTCCCTTTAATCGCCTTCGTTTATTACGGCTGTCTGAAGATTCCGATGCGGAGGTAATTATTTCACAACATAAAGAGATTTACCGGCTCATCACGGAACGTAAGACGGATCAAGCTGTTCAGGTTATGGAAGCACATCTCAGACTTGTTGTTGTGGAACAAGAGAAGATGAAAGCAAAATATCCGCATTATTTTATATGA
- a CDS encoding ABC transporter substrate-binding protein → MKQRPRKLVGKMVLATMMSVVLAACSSGTGGEKVEPESKGAMESYGVGETFKATEPFNLSILYSDQPAYPYKKDWLLFQKITEKTGVTLDPTIVPMSDYSQKRSLLISSGDAPLVIPKTYPGEESAFVSSGAILPVSDYIDLMPNFKDKVEKWGLQDELEGLRQEDGKYYVLPGLHEEVWPDYTLIVRTDIFEKNNIAIPKTWDELYSAAKKLKEIYPDSIPFSDRFKFNSTLGIAAIGFGTKAGWGFGNGLTYKADKDEFVYTATTPEYKDMLTYFNKLVSEGLLDKESFTQDDDQATQKFVSGKSFMINGNSQTLVLHRNDMNKTLGEENFSIAKITVPGGPKGQLMSGSRLENGVMISGKVKDSDNFKAILQFIDWLYYSDEGQEFAKWGVEGETFTKKDGVRKLAEDVNYNGLNPKGTKDLRIDYGFSGGVFAYGGTTDLLQSMFSEEELKFQQDMKDTKEVIPAEPPIPYSDIDREQVTLLSTPLKDFSDQNTLKFILGERSLTEFDAFVKELESQGLSQYMQLANDTYKKYKESKQQ, encoded by the coding sequence ATGAAACAGAGACCACGTAAGCTGGTAGGCAAGATGGTATTGGCAACAATGATGAGTGTCGTTCTGGCAGCATGTAGCAGCGGAACTGGTGGAGAGAAAGTCGAACCAGAATCCAAGGGGGCAATGGAATCTTATGGTGTTGGAGAGACATTTAAAGCCACTGAGCCATTTAATCTATCTATCCTTTACAGTGACCAGCCAGCATATCCGTACAAGAAGGATTGGCTTCTGTTCCAAAAAATCACGGAAAAAACCGGTGTCACGTTGGACCCAACTATCGTTCCAATGAGTGACTATTCCCAGAAAAGATCCCTTCTCATCAGCTCAGGAGATGCACCGCTGGTTATTCCAAAAACCTATCCGGGTGAAGAATCTGCTTTTGTATCCTCTGGTGCGATTTTGCCAGTGAGTGATTATATTGACTTGATGCCTAATTTCAAGGATAAAGTAGAGAAATGGGGACTTCAGGATGAACTTGAGGGCCTTCGGCAAGAAGATGGGAAATATTATGTGCTTCCAGGTTTACATGAAGAGGTTTGGCCGGATTATACGCTCATTGTTAGAACTGATATTTTCGAAAAAAATAACATTGCCATTCCAAAGACATGGGATGAATTGTATAGTGCAGCCAAAAAGCTGAAGGAGATTTACCCGGATTCCATCCCATTCTCAGATCGGTTCAAGTTCAATAGTACGCTGGGTATTGCAGCTATTGGCTTTGGGACAAAAGCCGGATGGGGATTTGGTAATGGTCTGACGTACAAGGCAGACAAGGATGAATTTGTGTACACGGCTACAACACCGGAATATAAAGATATGTTGACTTACTTTAACAAACTGGTATCCGAAGGACTTCTGGATAAGGAAAGTTTCACCCAGGACGATGACCAGGCTACTCAAAAATTTGTTTCGGGAAAATCCTTCATGATTAATGGTAACTCGCAAACGTTAGTTCTGCACCGCAATGACATGAACAAAACGTTGGGAGAAGAGAATTTCTCCATCGCCAAAATTACAGTCCCTGGTGGTCCAAAAGGCCAGCTGATGTCTGGCTCCAGACTTGAAAACGGTGTCATGATTTCCGGGAAAGTTAAAGACAGTGACAATTTTAAAGCAATCCTGCAATTTATTGATTGGTTATACTATAGTGATGAAGGTCAGGAATTTGCCAAATGGGGTGTTGAAGGGGAAACCTTCACCAAAAAGGATGGCGTTCGTAAACTGGCAGAAGACGTGAATTATAACGGATTGAATCCGAAGGGCACGAAAGATTTGCGTATAGATTACGGCTTCTCTGGTGGTGTGTTTGCCTATGGAGGCACGACAGATTTGCTGCAATCCATGTTTAGTGAGGAAGAACTGAAATTCCAACAAGACATGAAAGATACAAAAGAAGTGATTCCTGCTGAGCCACCAATTCCTTACTCTGATATCGATCGTGAACAGGTGACATTGCTTAGCACACCACTCAAAGATTTCTCGGATCAAAATACCCTTAAATTTATTCTGGGAGAACGCAGTCTTACCGAGTTTGATGCATTTGTAAAAGAATTGGAGAGCCAAGGATTGTCTCAATATATGCAGCTTGCCAACGACACGTATAAGAAGTACAAAGAAAGTAAGCAACAATAG
- a CDS encoding carbohydrate ABC transporter permease: protein MLESKSYKVFKVFNAIFLLLVVFITLYPFLNVVAQSFSSEAYINSGKVSIIPRGFNVETYKTISRDNMFWTNYKNTIIYTVVGTLISMFMTTIFAYALSKKRLMGRKFLTMFAVFTMFFSGGLIPNYVLINSLGFNNTMWALVVPGAISIYNMLIMKSFFENMPEELEEAAAIDGLNTYGILLRIILPLSKAVMATMVLFYAVGHWNSWFPAFLYLDKKELFPVTIYLRNMIAGATGGASAGASADSLTQISANIKSVTMVLTILPILTIYPFVQRYFVTGIMLGSVKQ from the coding sequence ATGTTGGAATCAAAATCATACAAAGTATTTAAAGTGTTCAATGCCATCTTTTTGTTGCTTGTGGTGTTCATCACACTCTATCCATTTCTGAATGTCGTGGCCCAATCCTTCAGTAGCGAGGCTTATATCAATTCAGGCAAGGTAAGCATTATTCCCAGAGGCTTTAATGTAGAAACCTACAAGACGATCTCTCGTGACAACATGTTCTGGACCAATTATAAAAATACAATTATATATACTGTTGTAGGTACTTTGATTTCTATGTTCATGACAACCATTTTTGCTTATGCCTTATCCAAAAAAAGATTAATGGGACGCAAGTTTCTGACGATGTTCGCGGTGTTCACCATGTTTTTCAGTGGCGGCTTGATTCCAAACTATGTCCTAATTAATTCTCTGGGTTTCAATAATACGATGTGGGCATTGGTTGTCCCTGGTGCAATCAGTATTTATAACATGCTAATAATGAAATCATTCTTCGAAAACATGCCTGAAGAGCTTGAGGAAGCGGCAGCTATCGATGGTTTGAATACGTATGGTATTTTGTTACGGATCATTCTACCACTGAGTAAAGCTGTCATGGCAACAATGGTTCTATTTTACGCTGTAGGGCACTGGAATTCCTGGTTTCCAGCCTTCCTGTATCTCGACAAAAAGGAACTGTTCCCCGTTACAATCTACTTGCGCAATATGATTGCAGGTGCGACTGGTGGTGCTTCGGCTGGTGCTTCAGCAGACAGTTTGACTCAAATTTCTGCGAATATTAAATCGGTCACGATGGTACTGACCATTTTGCCTATTCTTACGATTTATCCATTTGTTCAACGGTACTTTGTAACCGGTATCATGTTGGGATCTGTTAAGCAGTAA
- a CDS encoding ABC transporter permease has product MTSVRKESRLRTAAALLRKDWQLYSLLILPIIYLIIFKYGPMLGNIIAFRRFVPGGSIFGETWVGFRYFQMFIQDPTFWKVFGNTLMLGGLALLFTFPVPIIFALLLNEVKSKRFKKFVQTASYLPHFLSIVIVAGMVLQLTAVNGSINGLVSFFTGDSIPFMQRAEWFRTIYITSEVWQGMGWGAILYLAALTTIDDSLYEAARIDGANRWKQTIHVTIPGILPTIVTLLILNMGNFLAVGFEKILLLYNPLIYETSDVISTYLYRVGLQSSNFSYATAIGLFESIIGLILVFSVNAISRRLTQRSLW; this is encoded by the coding sequence ATGACCTCTGTACGCAAAGAAAGCAGGTTAAGAACGGCTGCAGCTTTACTTCGCAAAGATTGGCAGTTGTACTCACTGTTAATCCTTCCAATTATCTATCTTATTATTTTTAAATACGGTCCGATGCTCGGTAACATTATCGCCTTTAGACGGTTCGTACCCGGAGGCAGTATTTTCGGAGAGACGTGGGTTGGATTCAGGTATTTTCAGATGTTCATCCAGGACCCAACCTTTTGGAAGGTATTTGGAAATACGCTTATGCTTGGTGGACTCGCGTTACTTTTCACCTTCCCCGTTCCGATCATTTTTGCATTGCTGTTGAATGAGGTGAAAAGTAAACGATTCAAAAAGTTTGTGCAGACCGCATCTTATCTTCCACACTTCTTGTCCATCGTCATCGTTGCCGGAATGGTTCTGCAATTAACAGCAGTCAATGGATCGATTAATGGATTGGTTTCATTTTTTACCGGAGACAGTATTCCTTTCATGCAGCGCGCTGAATGGTTCAGAACAATTTATATCACCTCTGAGGTCTGGCAGGGTATGGGTTGGGGAGCAATTCTATACTTGGCTGCGTTGACAACAATTGATGATTCTTTGTATGAAGCTGCACGAATCGATGGTGCGAATCGTTGGAAGCAAACCATCCATGTAACCATACCGGGCATTTTGCCTACCATTGTTACGTTGCTGATCCTGAACATGGGTAATTTTCTTGCAGTTGGATTTGAGAAAATCTTACTCCTTTACAATCCGCTGATCTACGAGACATCTGACGTGATTTCCACTTATTTGTACCGTGTAGGTTTGCAATCAAGCAACTTCAGCTACGCAACCGCCATTGGTTTATTTGAATCCATTATTGGACTGATCCTGGTATTCTCGGTTAATGCAATTTCACGGAGATTGACACAACGAAGCTTGTGGTAA
- a CDS encoding HAD family hydrolase, translating to MALKAILFDLDDTLLWDERSVREAFHETCLIAAQETGVKPEELEEAVRNEARNLYESYETFSFTKMIGINPFEGLWANFTGGDQPEFRQLEQLAPAYRKESWHRGLLKLGIDREDLAERLASQFGAERRSRPHVYEETMETLSHLQGKFKLLLLTNGCPALQQEKLDGVPELAPFFDEIIISGNFGKGKPDPSIFKHALSRLGVKPQESVMVGDKLTTDIRGALSAGIKSVWINRENKVNTESYVPDHEIKHLSELERIIAEFSISAS from the coding sequence ATGGCGTTAAAAGCGATTTTGTTCGACCTGGATGATACTTTGCTGTGGGATGAGCGCAGTGTTCGTGAGGCATTTCATGAGACTTGCCTGATCGCAGCGCAAGAGACAGGGGTTAAACCTGAAGAACTTGAAGAAGCAGTTCGTAATGAGGCACGTAATTTGTATGAATCCTATGAAACCTTTTCGTTTACCAAAATGATTGGAATCAACCCGTTTGAAGGTCTTTGGGCTAACTTTACGGGTGGAGATCAGCCGGAATTCCGCCAATTGGAACAACTTGCACCTGCATATCGTAAAGAATCATGGCATCGTGGATTGTTAAAGCTCGGTATTGATCGCGAAGATCTGGCAGAACGACTCGCCTCGCAATTCGGGGCAGAGCGGAGATCGAGACCCCATGTCTATGAAGAAACGATGGAGACGTTAAGTCATCTACAAGGAAAGTTCAAGCTTTTGCTTTTAACTAACGGGTGTCCTGCATTACAACAGGAGAAGCTTGATGGTGTTCCTGAATTAGCTCCCTTTTTTGATGAAATTATTATCTCGGGTAATTTTGGTAAAGGAAAACCTGACCCTTCGATCTTCAAGCATGCTTTGAGCAGGCTTGGAGTGAAGCCTCAGGAAAGTGTGATGGTTGGCGATAAGCTGACAACGGACATTCGTGGAGCGTTGTCAGCTGGCATTAAGTCTGTTTGGATTAACCGTGAGAATAAAGTGAATACCGAATCGTATGTGCCTGACCATGAAATCAAGCATTTATCTGAATTGGAACGCATCATTGCTGAATTCTCAATTAGTGCATCATAA
- a CDS encoding DUF896 domain-containing protein, whose protein sequence is MDIDSLVARINELARKQKSTGLTEEELTERAKLREIYLNNIRSNFRQQLDSIEIVDDENDQGHQGKLKH, encoded by the coding sequence TTGGATATAGATAGTCTGGTAGCACGTATTAATGAATTGGCCCGTAAGCAAAAATCCACTGGCTTGACAGAGGAAGAGCTCACTGAACGTGCCAAGCTTAGAGAAATCTATTTGAATAACATTCGCAGCAATTTCAGACAGCAATTGGATTCGATTGAAATTGTAGATGATGAGAACGATCAAGGCCACCAAGGCAAACTCAAACATTAA
- a CDS encoding LysM peptidoglycan-binding domain-containing protein gives MRYSTYQSIYEPVNTELVKTNIGNFKKVFTKGKTPTWMLKLVIVSLIIFIGCSTVLTVFAGNENNLLPGGKTVVSQGDTLWSISLDHKPESMDTRIYIEAIKKVNQLQSTSIQVGQVLILPQFTE, from the coding sequence ATGAGATATTCTACTTATCAAAGCATTTACGAACCGGTTAATACAGAATTGGTTAAAACAAACATAGGGAACTTCAAGAAGGTATTTACAAAAGGCAAAACACCAACATGGATGTTGAAATTAGTAATCGTATCTTTAATCATATTTATTGGATGCAGCACAGTACTTACTGTATTTGCAGGCAATGAGAACAACCTTTTACCTGGCGGGAAGACGGTAGTTTCGCAAGGTGATACGCTTTGGAGTATATCATTGGATCACAAACCGGAAAGTATGGATACACGTATATATATAGAAGCAATTAAGAAAGTGAATCAACTTCAGTCGACTTCAATACAGGTAGGGCAAGTGCTTATACTGCCTCAATTCACTGAGTAA
- the lexA gene encoding transcriptional repressor LexA, giving the protein MSKISSRQQAILEFIRNEVRLKGYPPSVREIGEAVGLASSSTVHGHLDRLEKKGLIRRDPTKPRAIELLSQEESEHSHQFAHSVARIPIVGKVTAGVPITATENIEDYFPLPTHYVGEQKVFMLSVVGDSMVEAGIVNGDYVIVRQQQTADNGDIVVAMTEDDEATVKTFYKEKDHIRLQPENATFEPLRLKHVSILGKVIGLFRDIH; this is encoded by the coding sequence ATGTCGAAGATATCCAGCAGGCAACAGGCTATTCTGGAATTTATACGTAATGAAGTCCGGTTGAAGGGGTATCCTCCTTCCGTACGCGAAATTGGTGAAGCTGTTGGATTGGCTTCCAGCTCTACAGTACATGGACATCTGGATCGTTTGGAGAAGAAAGGTCTCATAAGACGGGACCCGACCAAACCAAGAGCCATTGAACTTCTAAGCCAGGAAGAGTCAGAGCATTCACATCAGTTTGCTCACAGTGTCGCTCGTATTCCTATTGTTGGTAAGGTTACTGCTGGGGTTCCAATTACAGCAACAGAGAACATCGAAGATTACTTCCCTCTTCCTACGCATTATGTAGGTGAGCAAAAAGTATTTATGCTTTCGGTTGTGGGAGACAGTATGGTTGAAGCAGGCATTGTTAACGGAGACTATGTTATCGTACGTCAGCAGCAAACTGCGGATAACGGCGATATCGTTGTAGCCATGACTGAAGACGATGAAGCTACGGTGAAGACGTTCTACAAGGAGAAAGATCATATTCGTCTTCAACCAGAGAATGCGACCTTTGAACCTTTGCGTTTGAAACACGTCAGTATTCTGGGTAAAGTCATTGGCCTTTTCCGTGATATTCATTAA
- a CDS encoding aldehyde dehydrogenase family protein has protein sequence MILTRLEEIIRCPKPLALYLFTQDEVFQNQVLNQVSFGGGCINDTLSHMTSHYLPFGGVGESGMGSYHGQLCFDVFSQHKSVPKRSK, from the coding sequence GTGATCTTAACCCGACTAGAGGAGATTATTCGTTGTCCAAAACCACTGGCATTATATCTCTTCACTCAGGATGAGGTTTTCCAAAATCAGGTTTTGAACCAAGTATCTTTCGGTGGCGGTTGTATTAATGATACGTTGTCTCATATGACATCACATTATCTCCCGTTTGGCGGAGTAGGAGAAAGTGGAATGGGTTCTTACCACGGTCAGCTGTGTTTCGATGTGTTCTCACAGCATAAGAGCGTGCCCAAACGCAGCAAATAA
- a CDS encoding aldehyde dehydrogenase family protein has protein sequence MPVLSNSVVRLKHTSSENLQNKPDFRIQDGKTLIGGRSKRDQLFIEPTVLGEVDWKSPVMQEEIFGPILPVFKYSDLNPTRGDYSLSKTTGIISLHSG, from the coding sequence ATGCCCGTCTTGTCAAATAGTGTTGTAAGGTTAAAGCACACCTCTTCCGAAAATTTACAAAACAAGCCGGATTTCCGTATCCAAGATGGCAAAACATTGATCGGTGGGCGTTCTAAACGTGATCAACTGTTCATTGAACCAACAGTACTGGGTGAAGTGGATTGGAAGTCACCTGTTATGCAAGAAGAGATCTTTGGTCCAATTCTTCCTGTGTTTAAATATAGTGATCTTAACCCGACTAGAGGAGATTATTCGTTGTCCAAAACCACTGGCATTATATCTCTTCACTCAGGATGA
- a CDS encoding NPCBM/NEW2 domain-containing protein, with amino-acid sequence MRKFKKSLQVLSLMLVTATAVVAPVSASEVLPETSEAAITPPEAAITQQSNLVVQRNIEVKALGDIWAEGERERRAAGYADARKIFQPTGLYAKANEQIKIEVIGNKPITAVIGTHRHDQEWAIQYPLQAGINTISSPNGGLLSFDNSNNEGSINVNVVSGGSPVPFFVLGKNTKADWQEMMNAYPDAPSVVLQSEKALLVFTYASARDHILNQDPVPVLQTYDTFIAAQDKISGLSNSDSDPRHHLDKHLIGIIEQPNYTGGAYAYATWDGAIMPTSTGANADSLDLTRMGWGQYHEAGHLRQQGPWTWDEMGEVTVNLYSLAAKKVLKSTETARSPFEYFTAFTFVDQPTKNFSDSNSKLEMLWQLNLAFGDNFYPDLHRLYRETAKADLPTTNDQKKQAFILNTSKVAHYDLTPFFDKWGLSATNETRNKINSLNLPLLTAPIWFGSEYNIIKPTDGMDKVKSIIGVTTNSQETSSANNTAINAFDGNTNSIWHSEWSKQNQFPFNITAKYATPLTFNKLTYLPRQSEENGIITNYKILTSLDGVSFSQVATGTWAKDKTEKTVTFTPTLAKYVRLEVPQGGGTNGFASASEIKIFETDPITPVTTYLSDIDWFSATTGWGTIQKDRNADGNTLKLNDKTYTKGLGTHANSEIVYKLDGKYTSFTALVGVDGDVGSVGTVEFQVVVDNQVVFSSGVMNRNTAAKEVNVNLSGKNELKLKVTDSGDGINSDHADWVNARLVK; translated from the coding sequence ATGAGGAAATTTAAGAAGTCACTTCAGGTTTTATCTCTTATGTTGGTAACAGCAACAGCAGTTGTAGCACCTGTCTCGGCATCTGAAGTACTACCCGAAACTTCAGAGGCAGCTATTACACCGCCAGAGGCAGCCATCACGCAGCAAAGTAATCTTGTTGTTCAGCGAAATATTGAAGTAAAAGCTCTTGGAGATATATGGGCGGAAGGTGAGCGAGAGCGCAGAGCGGCGGGGTATGCAGATGCGCGAAAAATATTTCAGCCAACAGGTCTATATGCAAAAGCTAATGAACAAATTAAGATTGAAGTTATAGGTAACAAACCAATTACAGCGGTTATTGGGACACATCGTCATGATCAAGAGTGGGCGATTCAGTATCCATTACAAGCAGGTATAAACACAATTTCCTCACCAAATGGCGGTTTGTTGTCTTTTGATAACAGCAACAATGAAGGTAGTATTAATGTAAATGTAGTGAGTGGGGGGAGTCCAGTTCCATTCTTTGTATTAGGCAAGAACACAAAAGCGGATTGGCAGGAAATGATGAATGCTTATCCTGATGCACCCTCTGTTGTTCTTCAATCAGAAAAAGCTCTCTTAGTCTTCACGTATGCTTCTGCTAGAGACCATATCTTGAATCAAGACCCAGTTCCTGTTTTACAGACTTATGATACGTTTATAGCAGCACAGGATAAAATTTCTGGACTATCAAATTCTGATTCTGATCCTAGACATCATTTAGATAAACATTTGATTGGCATTATTGAACAACCAAACTACACAGGCGGAGCATATGCATATGCAACTTGGGATGGGGCGATTATGCCTACAAGTACTGGAGCAAATGCAGATTCTTTAGACCTTACAAGAATGGGTTGGGGGCAGTATCATGAGGCAGGTCATTTGAGGCAACAAGGACCCTGGACTTGGGATGAGATGGGTGAGGTGACCGTAAATCTATATTCTCTAGCTGCTAAGAAGGTTCTTAAATCTACTGAGACTGCAAGGTCACCATTCGAGTACTTTACTGCTTTCACGTTTGTAGATCAGCCAACCAAGAATTTTTCAGACTCTAATTCAAAATTAGAAATGTTATGGCAACTTAATCTTGCTTTTGGTGATAACTTCTACCCAGATTTACACCGATTATATCGTGAGACGGCAAAAGCTGATTTGCCAACTACAAATGATCAGAAAAAACAGGCATTTATTCTAAACACTTCAAAAGTAGCTCACTATGATTTGACGCCATTCTTTGATAAATGGGGTTTGTCTGCAACAAATGAAACACGAAACAAGATTAACTCATTGAATTTACCTCTTCTAACTGCACCAATTTGGTTTGGGTCAGAATATAACATCATTAAACCGACTGATGGAATGGATAAGGTAAAAAGTATCATTGGGGTAACAACAAATAGCCAAGAGACTTCAAGTGCTAATAATACCGCAATAAATGCATTTGATGGAAATACAAATAGTATCTGGCACAGTGAATGGTCTAAGCAAAATCAATTTCCTTTCAATATTACAGCAAAGTATGCAACTCCGCTAACTTTCAACAAGCTGACATATTTACCACGTCAAAGTGAAGAAAATGGTATTATTACAAATTATAAAATTCTCACAAGTCTTGATGGGGTATCCTTCTCTCAGGTTGCAACAGGCACTTGGGCAAAGGACAAAACAGAAAAGACAGTAACTTTCACACCTACGCTTGCTAAATATGTTCGCCTTGAAGTACCTCAAGGAGGTGGAACAAATGGTTTTGCCTCTGCAAGTGAGATTAAAATCTTTGAAACCGATCCAATAACACCTGTAACAACGTATCTCAGCGATATTGATTGGTTTTCTGCCACAACAGGTTGGGGAACAATTCAAAAAGATCGTAATGCTGATGGAAATACACTTAAGTTAAATGACAAGACCTATACCAAAGGTTTGGGCACACATGCTAACAGTGAAATTGTTTACAAACTGGATGGGAAGTACACATCCTTTACCGCGCTAGTCGGGGTAGATGGTGATGTAGGTTCTGTAGGTACTGTGGAGTTCCAAGTTGTTGTAGACAATCAAGTTGTATTTTCCAGTGGTGTGATGAATAGAAATACAGCGGCAAAAGAGGTAAACGTTAATCTTTCCGGAAAGAATGAGCTAAAACTTAAAGTAACAGATAGTGGAGATGGTATAAATAGTGACCATGCCGATTGGGTAAATGCCCGTCTTGTCAAATAG